The Campylobacter curvus genome includes the window ATAGACAACGTCCCGACCAGCGAAAATATCTTTTGGTCTGTCGCAAGCGTCGTGATCTTGATCGCTGGTATCGGTTTTTTGGTATGGTGTAGTTCGTTTTACGGCAAGCATGATGAGGAGAAGCCTACTCCTATCAGTGAGGATCCGCTCAGCCGTCTAGCACTCACTCCGTCTCAAAAGGCGCTTGGCAAGTATCTTTTCGTAGCGATCGCGCTTTTTGTCTTTCAGTTCATGATAGGAGGCTTCGCGGCGCACTATACGGTCGAGGGGCAAGAATTTTACGGTATCGACGTTTCGCAATACATCCCGTATTCGCTAGCGCGCACCTGGCACATACAAGCTAGTATATTTTGGATAGCGACCGGATTTTTGGCGGCAGGCCTATTTTTAGCTCCTATCATAAACGGCGGTAAGGATCCGAAATTTCAAAAGCTTGGCGTGGATCTGCTCTTTTACGCGCTTCTTATCTTAGTCGTAGGAAGCTTCGTAGGCGAATACCTAGCCATAGCGCACATCATGCCTATAAATTTAAGCTTCTGGTTTGGACACCAAGGATACGAGTATCTAGAGCTAGGCCGTGTTTGGCAGCTTATACTTTTTGTAGGTCTTGTCATCTGGATGGTGCTAGTTTGCCGCGGATTCGTCGGTGGCTTCAAACAAGGCGGCGACAAGAATTTGCTAGCGATCTTTGCTATGTCGGCTATCGCTGTTGGTCTGTTTTACGGAGCGGGGCTATTCTACGGACAAAGAAGCCCGCTGCCTGTGATGGAATACTGGCGCTGGTGGGTCGTTCACCTTTGGGTCGAGGGATTTTTTGAAGTATTTGCGACCGCTTCGCTTGCGTTCGTGTTCGTATCTTTAGGCCTTGTCTCAAAGAGGATGGCGACGTTTTCGACGCTTGCCAGTGCGTCTTTGTTTATGATAGGCGGAATTCCCGGTACTTTCCACCATTTATACTTTGCAGGAACGACTACACCGATAATGGCGGTAGGAGCTAGCTTCTCAGCGCTTGAGGTCGTGCCTTTGGTGCTTCTTGGAGCTGAGGCTTACGAGCATTATAGACTTCAGTTTGCAACTAGCTGGGCGAAAACGCTTAAATGGCCGCTTTATTGCTTCATCGCAGTCGCATTT containing:
- a CDS encoding nitric-oxide reductase large subunit: MREYKRYWLALVAVLIIGFGFLGYYGAEVYRQSPPMVSFVDESGNVVIEEESIYKGQEAWQSIGGMQVGSVWGHGAYQAPDWSADWLHKELMAFLQIKAGEIYNAKYEDLNDEQKAHLKVILKKEYRTNTVKNGTITLSKDRIAAMNSVASEYSALFGNDPKFKSLREAYAMKENTLPGEADRKDLNNFFFWAAWATATDRPNSEATYTNNWPHEPLIDNVPTSENIFWSVASVVILIAGIGFLVWCSSFYGKHDEEKPTPISEDPLSRLALTPSQKALGKYLFVAIALFVFQFMIGGFAAHYTVEGQEFYGIDVSQYIPYSLARTWHIQASIFWIATGFLAAGLFLAPIINGGKDPKFQKLGVDLLFYALLILVVGSFVGEYLAIAHIMPINLSFWFGHQGYEYLELGRVWQLILFVGLVIWMVLVCRGFVGGFKQGGDKNLLAIFAMSAIAVGLFYGAGLFYGQRSPLPVMEYWRWWVVHLWVEGFFEVFATASLAFVFVSLGLVSKRMATFSTLASASLFMIGGIPGTFHHLYFAGTTTPIMAVGASFSALEVVPLVLLGAEAYEHYRLQFATSWAKTLKWPLYCFIAVAFWNMLGAGVFGFLINPPISLFYIQGLNTTPVHGHAALFGVYGFLALGFVWLVALYVFKGKEFDDKLMKIGFWSLNWGLMLMILLSLLPIGIYQAIASLNVGMWYARSAEFLQSSHLQDLRWLRMIGDMIFIIGGLCFFIQILKFVFGKATAKA